Below is a window of Halolamina sp. CBA1230 DNA.
CGACGTCGCGACGATCCCGAGGAGGAGGCCGGCGACGGCCAGTCCCGCCGGGTGGGCGACCGTCGCGGCGGCGCCGAGGAGCCACGCGAGCGCGCTCGCGGCGTCGGCGAACCGACCGTCGCGGACCGGCCGCAGTCGCTCCCCGTAGGCGAACAGCGTCGGCGAACGCTCGATCACGACCGGAGAGAGCGGTGGCTCGTACATCAATCCACCCACTCCGACCGGCGAGTTCTGTCCGCGCTGTCGGCGAGGAAAATTTGCGGTACCCAATCGCTTTTGTGGTGGTGTCGCAAACCACACCTCGTGCTATCCGACTCGCCCGACCTCGACCCGCTGTTCGACCCCGGCTCCGTCGCCGTCGTCGGCGCCAGCCCCGACTCGTTCTACGCGGGGAACCTCATCGACAACCTCCTCGACTACGGGTTCGACGGGGAGCTGTACCCCGTCAACCCCGGCCGCGAGGAGGTCTGGGGCCGACACTGCTACGACGGCATCGACGACGTGCCGGAGACGGTCGACCTCGTCGTCGTCAGCGTCCCACGCGAGTACGTCGTCGACGTCGTGCGCGCGGCGGGCCAGCGTGGCGTCCCGGCCGCGCTGGTCGTCACCGCCGGCTTCTCGGAGGCCGACGAGACGGGTGCCGAACTCGAAGCCGACCTCGCCGCCGCGGCCGACGAGGCGGGTATCCACGTCGTCGGCCCGAACTGTATCGGGGTGATGGCCGCCGCGGGCGCGACGCTCACCGCGACGTGCTCCCGGGAGCCACAGCAGGGGTCGATCGCGCTGGTGAGCCAGTCGGGCGCGCTGGCGTTCACGACGTTCTTCGAGCGCGCGGCCGATCAGGACGTCCACTTCAGCCACATCGTCTCCACGGGGAACGAAGCCGACCTGACGACGAGCGACTACGTGGCGTATCTCGCCGACCAGCCGGAGGTCGACGTGGTCTGTACCTACGTCGAGGGGATCGAGGACCCCGAACGGTTCATGCGCGTCGCCGACGCCGCGACGCGGGCCGGAACGCCGGTGCTCTCGGTGAAAGTCGGCGCCTCCGAGGTCGCCGAGGCCGCGACGCTCTCACACACTGGCTCGCTCACCGGCGACGACGACGCGTGGAACGCCGCGTTCCGGCAGACCGGCGTCGAGCGCGCGCCGGACATCCCCGATCTGCTCGCCCGCGGCAGCGCCCACGCGGCGTACGACGCGCCCGACGGCGACCGCGTCTGTGTCGCCTCCACTAGCGGCGGGCTGGCGAGCCTGCTGGCGGATATGGCCGCCGAACGCGACCTCTCGCTTCCCGACATCGCGGGCGACACCGAGGCGACGCTGCTGGAGATGGAGGAGCTGCTCACGTTCGGCGAGTTCCACAACCCCGCCGACATCCGGGGGTACGGTGCCGAGGTGCTGCCCGAGATCGCCGAGACGCTGTTCGCCGACGACAGCTTCGACGCGTACGTGTTCGCGATCGGCCTCTCCGGCGTCGACGACCGCGCGGGGGAGGTGGCTGCCGACCTCCAGTCGATCGTCGCCGACGCCGACGACCCGGCGGTCGTGCTCTGGACCGGGCGGAAGGAGCCCGACGACCCGACCGAAACGCCGCCGTACGCGAAACTCCGCGAGCACGTCCCGGTGTACGAGGACCCCGCGAACTGCATGGACGCGGTCGCGTCGCTGACGGAGTTCGCCGCGGTGCGCGAGCGCCACGGGCAACGCCCCACGCGCACCGATCTCGCCGCGTCCGTCTCCGCCCCCGACGTCGACCTGCCGAGCGACCGCGTGCTCACGTGGGCGGAGTCGGCCGACCTGCTCTCGGCGTTCGACGTGCCGCTGGTCGACACCGAACTCGCGACGAGCGCCGACGAGGCCGTCGACGCCGCCGGCGAGCTGGGCTACCCGGTCGTGCTCAAAGTCGACTCCCCCGAGATCCCCCACCGGACCGATATCGGCGGCGTCGCGGTCGGACTCGAAGATCCCGAGTCGGTGCGCGCGGCGTACGACGGGATCGTCAGCTCGGCCCGCGAGGTCGCCGACGAGGCGGCTATCGAGGGCGTGCTCGTCCAGCCGATGCTCGACGGCGGCGTCGAGGCGCTGGTCGGCGTCTCGCCCGATGGGGTGTTCGGATCGCTCGTGACGGTGGGTCCTGGCGGCGTGCTGGTCGAGGCGATCGACGACAGCGAGGTGCTCGTCCCCCCGTTCTCGGCCGCCGAGGCCCGCGAGGCCGTCGAGGCGACGGCGCTGGACACGCTGCTCGCCGAGCGCCGGGGCGGCGACGCGATCCCGCTGGAGCCGTTCGTCGAGTTCCTCGTGAACGTCGGCGAGCTGGCCGCGGCCGTCGACGACGTTGCCGAACTCGATCTCAACCCCGTGATGGTGACCGAGGGCGGCCCCGTGGCCGTGGACGCGCTGGTCCGGACGGAGTAGGTCGGAAAAAATCGCCCGCGTCGACTACTCGTTTTCCGCTCTCTCGAGCAGCCGGCGGTACCGGTCGACCGTCGCCGTGTCGAGGAACACCCCCTCGACGCGCAGCGAGTCGCGGTCGGACTCGTCGAACGCCTCGACGAGGCGTCGGGCCTGTGCCAGCTCCGCCTCGTCGGGCGCGAACACGTCGTTGATCACCGGGACCTGCGCGGGGTGGATCGCCGTCATCCCCACGTATCCCGTCTCGCGTGCGCGCTCGGCCACGCGCCGGAGCCCCTCGGTGTCGTCGATGTCGAGGTGGACCGACGCCACCGGATCGACGTCGCCCATCGCGGCGAACTCCGCGGTCCGGAGCTCGAGGCGCTCGCGGATACTGTCGGGCGTGCCGGGCGCGCCGACGGCCTTGCAGTAGTCCGCGAAGCCAAAGGAGAGGCTCTCGGCGCCGGTCTCGCTGCAGGCGTCCGCGACCTCGCCGCCCGCGTGCATCCCCGTCGGCGTCTCGATAGTGACACGGAGCCGTGGCGGGTCGTCGCTCCGGTCGGTCAGCGCGGTCCAGGCGGTCCGCACGTCCGCGCCCGATTCGACCATCGGCAGCGCGACGGCGTCGGCGTCGGCATCGATCGCCGCGTCGACGTCGTCGTCGAACTGCTCGGTCCCGACGGCGTTGACCCGGACGGCGATCTCGCGGTCGGTGTCGAGCGTCGGGATCACCTCCCGGAGGTTCGCCCGTGCTGCGTCTTTCGCGTCGGGCGGGACGGCGTCCTCGAGATCGAACACGAACGCGTCGGCCTCGGTGTCGACGGCCTTCCGGAGCATCCCCGCGTCGTCGGCGGGGGTGAACAGCGCCGAGCGCCGGCGGCTCATGGCGCGCTCGACCCCTGCTCCTGTGGCACCTCGTCGCCGGTCGTCGCGGTGTCGGTCTCACCCCGGTAGCGATCGAGCAGTTCGGCCTCGACGTCCTCGACCGGGAAGTAGCAGGCCGCCTCGTGGTCGTCGTCGGCCCACGCCGACCGCTCGGGGTCGGCCTCACGGCACTCCTCGGTCGCTTTCGGACACCGGGGCGCGAAGTTACAGCCCTCGGGGAGGTTCACGGGGTTGGGCGGCTCGCCCGGCAGCAGCACCCGGGTTCGCTTCTTCGCCGGATCGACGTTGGGCGACGCCGACAGCAGCGACGCCGTGTAGGGGTGTTTCGGGTCCTCGACGATCTCCCTGGTTCTCCCGACCTCGATCACCTGTCCGAGATACATCACCGCGAGCCGGTCGGTGATCTGGCTCAGGCTGGCGAGGTCGTGAGAGATGTAGACGATCCCCATGTCGCGCTCGGTGGCCATCTCCCGGAGGATGTTGAGGATGCTGGCCTTGAGCGAGACGTCGAGCATCGACGCCGGCTCGTCACAGATCAACAGCTCCGGGTCGAGCACCAGCGCCCGCGCGATCGCGACGCGCTGGCGCTCGCCGCCGGAGAGCTGGTGGGGGAAGCTGTCGATGAACTTGTCGACGGGGTCGAGCCCCACGTCCGACAGCGTCTGGCGGACGCGCTCGGTGATCTCGTCGCTATCGACGCCCTGGATCTTCAGCGGTTCGGACACCGCCGCACGAACCTTCTGACGCGGGTTCAGCGAGTCGAACGGGTCCTGGAAGATGAACTGCACCTTCGAGCGGAACTCCTTGGTGTTGCCGTCGAGCAGCTCGTCGACGGAGGTCCCACGGAAACGGATGTCGCCGTCGGTGTGGGGCTGCAGCGCCGCGATCACCTCGCCCAGCGTCGACTTCCCGCAG
It encodes the following:
- a CDS encoding acetate--CoA ligase family protein; this translates as MLSDSPDLDPLFDPGSVAVVGASPDSFYAGNLIDNLLDYGFDGELYPVNPGREEVWGRHCYDGIDDVPETVDLVVVSVPREYVVDVVRAAGQRGVPAALVVTAGFSEADETGAELEADLAAAADEAGIHVVGPNCIGVMAAAGATLTATCSREPQQGSIALVSQSGALAFTTFFERAADQDVHFSHIVSTGNEADLTTSDYVAYLADQPEVDVVCTYVEGIEDPERFMRVADAATRAGTPVLSVKVGASEVAEAATLSHTGSLTGDDDAWNAAFRQTGVERAPDIPDLLARGSAHAAYDAPDGDRVCVASTSGGLASLLADMAAERDLSLPDIAGDTEATLLEMEELLTFGEFHNPADIRGYGAEVLPEIAETLFADDSFDAYVFAIGLSGVDDRAGEVAADLQSIVADADDPAVVLWTGRKEPDDPTETPPYAKLREHVPVYEDPANCMDAVASLTEFAAVRERHGQRPTRTDLAASVSAPDVDLPSDRVLTWAESADLLSAFDVPLVDTELATSADEAVDAAGELGYPVVLKVDSPEIPHRTDIGGVAVGLEDPESVRAAYDGIVSSAREVADEAAIEGVLVQPMLDGGVEALVGVSPDGVFGSLVTVGPGGVLVEAIDDSEVLVPPFSAAEAREAVEATALDTLLAERRGGDAIPLEPFVEFLVNVGELAAAVDDVAELDLNPVMVTEGGPVAVDALVRTE
- a CDS encoding CoA ester lyase; this translates as MSRRRSALFTPADDAGMLRKAVDTEADAFVFDLEDAVPPDAKDAARANLREVIPTLDTDREIAVRVNAVGTEQFDDDVDAAIDADADAVALPMVESGADVRTAWTALTDRSDDPPRLRVTIETPTGMHAGGEVADACSETGAESLSFGFADYCKAVGAPGTPDSIRERLELRTAEFAAMGDVDPVASVHLDIDDTEGLRRVAERARETGYVGMTAIHPAQVPVINDVFAPDEAELAQARRLVEAFDESDRDSLRVEGVFLDTATVDRYRRLLERAENE